Part of the bacterium genome, GAGGGGATGGGGATTTTCCGCTCACAAATTACGGCAAAGGATGGAAAATATGAGTTTAAGGGGCTTATTGCTGGTCCATATAGCATATCGGCAAATGCTTTGGGTTATGGTGAAAAAGAGGAAGATGTTGTTTTAAAGCAGAATGAGACAATTATTATAAATTTTGAGCTTGAAAAACAAGATAGGCTTTCATCCATCTCAGGAGGGGTAAGGGCAGGAGATAAGCCTATCCAAAATGCCTTTGTCTTTGCCTGTTCGTCTCTTGATAAAGGCTTTGCGAGCACAGACAAAAATGGCAGCTATACCATAACAAACCTTAAATCGGGAACATATACCCTAATTGCCATAGCAGAAGGGTATAAAGTTCCCCCTCCTCAAGAGGTTTTTGTGTTTGGAACAATAACGGGCATAAACTTTAACTTAATCACCGGAGACCTTAGGTTTGGCTTTGGGGTTATGCCAATACCAGAGGGAGCAATTGTTAGTGTAAGGACAAACGATAGGTTAACCGATGGATTAAGCTATAGTGTAAAGAAGGGTGGGACAGAAAAGGCATCAGGCACTGCCCAAAGCATTACTGAGTATAAATATTTATTAACCATCTTAAATGAACAAATTAATAAGGATGTCCAAGAAATAACCATTGAGGTCTCAGGAACCGGGGCAACCAGAGGTTATGGAACCGACTCATTTGTTTTTGGAATGGAATTAAAAAAGGTAGAAACAGATTTTTCTGCCTGTGCAGGAGGAAGTGCAGGGATAAACGATGCCGAAGGAACAGGAACAGATACCGGTGATAATAGTAAGGTAGAGGTTCTCCCAGGCTCAATGGAGGGAACAGAGACAGTTACCTTAGTGATTACCAAGACAGAGGAGGAGCCAGTTGATAAAAACTTAGCAAGTAGCATCTATGAGGTTGAAATCTCAGGGGCAGCATTGAAAGAGGAGGGAAAGGTTATTCTTACATTATCCTATGACCCAGCCAAGGTAAAAAACCCAAGCCTCCTCTGTGTTTACAGAAAGGTAGGAAATACCTGGAAAAAGGTGGGAAAGATCCTTGAAATAAACTTGATTGAATGCACAGTAAAGGTAGAATTAACCAAGCAAGACCTTGCTTCTCCTAAAGGATTGGGTGTTTTACAGGAGGGAGGAGGTGGAAGCTTTGGTGTATTTGAGGAAGGGGCTGAGATTATGATAAGCCCAAGCTCAGGCTATCTGGGAACAATTATAACTGTAAAAGGAACCGGGTTTGAGGGAAGTGAGACCATCCAAATTGACTTTGGAACAACAATGAATATAAAAGAAGTTCAGACAGATAGCCAGGGAAGCTTTACCACAACCTTCAAAGCTAATACCCAAACCCCAGGGACAATAACCATTACCGCCACAGGCAAGATATCAGGAAAGTCTAATTGTGCCTTATTCTATTTTGTTCCAGAGCCAAGCATTATAAGCATTTCTCCCAACTCAGGAACAAATACGGGAACAATTGCAACCACCATTAGGGGAGAAAACTTTTTTGGCACGCCAAACATTAGCCTTACAAAAGCAGGTAAGATTCAGGCAAGCAATGTAATTTTAACGGGAACAACCACGATATCCTGCATCTTTGACCTTACTGATCAGGCTTGTGGTTTATATAGCCTTGTGGTGACAAACCCAGATTCCCAACAGGGTTCTTTAGAGAATGCCTTCTATATCTTTGCTCCTATGGGAACATATAATGTTATCGCATCATCAACCACTGAGATGGGAACTTCAGGTGGAAAGGGAACAATCTCTGGGGCATCAATTGAGCTTCCCCAAAATAGCCTTTCCTCTACCCAGTCAATCACCATTGCCGAGATTATCGGTGTTCCTCCTATTTCAGGCTTTGACTTAGCAAGGGCAATATTTCTTGGTCCACATGGGCTTTATCTTGAAAAGCAAGCAACCCTTACAGTTAAAATAAATCCAAACAATGTTGTCTATATAAACTATGGGGGTCAAGCATATGAACCTGTAGCAAATCTTATCAAGGGAACCGATACCATAATCATCCCCATTCAGCATTTCTCCTTTTATTTCTTTGGAACCCCAACCTTTGCATCAAATAATAACAATGCCATTGTTTATCCCAACCCATACAAAGAAGGGGATGCAAGGCAAGGGGGAGGTTTTATTCATTTTACCAATATAACCCAGAATTCTGTAATTAAAATTTACAACATTGCTGGTGAGGAAATAAAGAAAATAGAGGTAGATGAACCAGATGAAAAATGGGAGGTAAAGAAAGAAAACATCGCCTCAGGGGTTTATATCTATTGTATCACCGGTGGAGGTGGAGGAAAGAAGGTAGGTAAGCTTGGAATAATAAAATAAAAATGGGGACTCAAGTTGTTTCTATGGAAGAAATGGTAGAGGGCTTAAAAACCTTACCCGAGCAGAAATTACAAGAGGTGTCTGATTTTATTGATTTTCTCAAATGGAAAGAGGCCGTTGAATTTGATGAATGGGCATTAAATCTTGCTAAAGAAAAGGGATTCGCTCATCTTAGCGAAGAAGATGTGGCAAAGATTATACACGAATTTAGAAAAGAAAGTAAGTGATTGTAGTATTGGATACAAATATCTATATCTCAGGGACATTTTGGCTTGGTATATCAAAAAGGATTATAAGAAAAGCAAAGGAGAGAGGGTTTGTGGTTGTAGTTTCTGAAGAAATGTTAGATGAACTAAAGGATGTGCTTACCCGAAAGGATAAAGATTTTAAGCTTTCTAATGAGGAGGCAGGTAAGATTATAAAAGATATTACAAGCTATGCCAAGATAGTGAAGCCCAGCCAGAAGGTAACAGTTTGTAGAGACAAGAAAGACAATATGGTAATAGAGTGTGCAATTGCAGGAAGGGCAAGATATATCATATCGGGAGATTATGATTTAAAAGCACTGGGGAAATATAACGAAATTGAAATGATTGATGCATATCGGTTTCTAGAAATTTTAGAAGGGGCAAGATAGAATGGAATCCATTGTCTTATGTGTCTATATCTGTATCACCGGTGGAGGTGGAGGAAAGAAGGTAGGTAAGCTTGGGATTGTGAAATAAATTCCCCTTCTGTGAAGGGATGAGCAGACCGTAAGGTCTGAGGGAGGGGAATAGGAGGTAAAGAAATGAGAAAACTAGTTTTGGTTTTAGGGTTAATGGCGAATAGCCTATGGCCAGGTGAGGGAGAGAAATCAGCCGCATTCTTAAAACTGGGTGCGGGAGCAAGGCCAGGTGGAATGGGAGGGGCATATTGTGCGATTGCTGATGATAGCAGTGCCAATTATTGGAACCCCGCCGGACTTACTCAACTTTCTCAAAAAGAGGGGTCATTTATGTATCATTGTCCAATGAGTGAGGTAGATGGCTTATCCTATTCTAATCTAAATCTGGCTCTTCCTCAAGGTAATCAAGGATTTGGGGTAAGCCTTGTCTATCTTGGCTATGGAAGCGAAAAGGGTTATGATAGGGATAAAAAGCCAATCAATGATTGGTCTGCCTCTGATCTGGCAATCTCTGGCTCCTATGCAAGAAAAATAAACAAAAGCCTCTCTTTGGGGGCAAGTTTAAAGGCAATTATGATGAAGATAGAGGATGAATCTGCTAAGGCCTTTTGCCTGGATAGCGGAATCCTTTATAAAGATGCCTATCCAAACCTTAACCTTGCGGCAGTTATAAAAAACCTTGGGACAAAGCCAAAGTTTATCAGCGAAAAATTCTCCCTTCCCCTTTCCTTAAGGCTTGGTGCAGCTTATAACCTTCAAAATACCCCCATTCCCTTGCTTATCGGCCTTGATACAAACATCTCTCCATTTTCTATTAGCCTTGGTCTTGAGGGAAAAATCTACCAAAATTTTAGCTTAAGGCTTGGCTATTCAAATAGCCAAGATGAAGGGCCTGGAATAACCGCAGGCTTTGGCCTCCAGCAATCTAATTTTGGTATTGATTATGCGATAAAGCCATTTGGCGAGCTTGGCCTTTCCCATTACATTTCTTTGAAGGCAGGGTTTTAAAATGCCCTCTGCCAAAATAATTGGGGTAATCCCTGCCAGATATGCCTCAAAGAGGTTTCCTGGAAAGCCACTTGCTATCTTAAAGGGAAAACCCATCATTTGGTGGGTATTTAATCAAGCAAGAAAGGCATTGGATGATGTTATAATTGCCACAGATGATGAAAGGATAAAGAAAGAGGCAGAATCCTTTGCGCCTGTTGTAATGACAAGCCCTTTGCACCCATCGGGAAGCGATAGGATAGCCGAGGCGGTTAAAAACTTTGAGGTAGATTTAGTCATAAATATCCAGGGAGATAATCCATTTATCCCTCCCGAAATGATAAAGGAGGTAATTAAGGAATTACAAGACCCCGCTGTGCTAATGGCAACCCTAAAAAAGGAAATCTCAAAAGAAGAGGCAGATAGCCCAAACATTGTAAAGGTTGTTTGTGATAAGGATGATTTTGCATTATATTTCTCAAGAAACCCAATTCCCTATTCGGGAAGATATTACAAGCATATTGGAATCTATGGTTATAAGAAGGATTTTCTTTTGACATTTATAAACCTTCCAAAGGGAAGGCTTGAGAGAGATGAAGACCTTGAGCAATTAAGGGTATTAGAGAATGGGTATAAAATAAAGGTAACTACCACACAATATGACTCGCCATCCATTGATACAAAAGAAGACCTTGAGGAAATTCTAAAAGAATTGACAGAAGGATTAAATGGTTGATACAATAAAGCTATGAAGCTTACCATAGATGACCTTAAGAAGATTAAGGAAGAGCATAAAGCACAGGCTACATTAAGGGAAGGGGGGCAAAGGGTGAAGATTACCGTGCATATGGGAACCTGCGGGATTGCCGCAGGAGCAAGGAATGTAATGTCTGCAATAATGGATGAGATAGGGAAAAGGAATATTACCGACATCATCGTAACAACCTCTGGATGTGCAGGGATGTGTTCAAAAGAGCCGATGATGACGGTTGAGATAGTTGGCTCCTCACCTGTTAAGTATGGAATGCTGGATGATGAGAAAACAAGGAAAATATTCTCTGAACATATCCTCTCTGGCAATGTCCTATCTGATCTTGCAATTGGGATGGGTTGCGAAACCACCTACTAGGATTAGGGAATGATAAAAAATATATTAGT contains:
- a CDS encoding putative toxin-antitoxin system toxin component, PIN family; this encodes MIVVLDTNIYISGTFWLGISKRIIRKAKERGFVVVVSEEMLDELKDVLTRKDKDFKLSNEEAGKIIKDITSYAKIVKPSQKVTVCRDKKDNMVIECAIAGRARYIISGDYDLKALGKYNEIEMIDAYRFLEILEGAR
- the kdsB gene encoding 3-deoxy-manno-octulosonate cytidylyltransferase, whose amino-acid sequence is MPSAKIIGVIPARYASKRFPGKPLAILKGKPIIWWVFNQARKALDDVIIATDDERIKKEAESFAPVVMTSPLHPSGSDRIAEAVKNFEVDLVINIQGDNPFIPPEMIKEVIKELQDPAVLMATLKKEISKEEADSPNIVKVVCDKDDFALYFSRNPIPYSGRYYKHIGIYGYKKDFLLTFINLPKGRLERDEDLEQLRVLENGYKIKVTTTQYDSPSIDTKEDLEEILKELTEGLNG
- a CDS encoding (2Fe-2S) ferredoxin domain-containing protein, which encodes MKLTIDDLKKIKEEHKAQATLREGGQRVKITVHMGTCGIAAGARNVMSAIMDEIGKRNITDIIVTTSGCAGMCSKEPMMTVEIVGSSPVKYGMLDDEKTRKIFSEHILSGNVLSDLAIGMGCETTY
- a CDS encoding PorV/PorQ family protein; its protein translation is MRKLVLVLGLMANSLWPGEGEKSAAFLKLGAGARPGGMGGAYCAIADDSSANYWNPAGLTQLSQKEGSFMYHCPMSEVDGLSYSNLNLALPQGNQGFGVSLVYLGYGSEKGYDRDKKPINDWSASDLAISGSYARKINKSLSLGASLKAIMMKIEDESAKAFCLDSGILYKDAYPNLNLAAVIKNLGTKPKFISEKFSLPLSLRLGAAYNLQNTPIPLLIGLDTNISPFSISLGLEGKIYQNFSLRLGYSNSQDEGPGITAGFGLQQSNFGIDYAIKPFGELGLSHYISLKAGF